TCGTCAGTCTACGTGTAGCTTTGGTCACATCATTGTGACACAGGTACTGTCGATACCGTACGCGATTGTTTGTTATCTCTCGACTTACAAGATCTGTACGAATGTCAATGACCGGGGATTTCTCCATGCATAGTGTAATAATTTGTATCGGCAACGTTGAATGGTACTTCAGGCCAAAAGTGAGCACATCACAATGATGGTGACCAGATATGGCAGTGGTCGCTCTTGTTTCTCGCCCATGTTTTGGTACGGTCACTCTTGCGGCACTCTTTTTGGAGTGACAGTGATTTATCAAAATCAAAGACCGCTGAACGCAAGCAAAGATTACAAGAAATCGACCATACAATGAATGATTGACGAGAAAAAAGATTCACAAATAGTGCAGTACCGTAATTTCATCGCACAACGACGACCACATCTATTTATTTCATTCGTACGGCGAAACAGGCAAGACCATACATCCCTGAATCAGTCATGACATGTATATCTACTGCACATCACTTTTGTTTGGACTGGTTATAACTAACCAGGAAATAAACTTTACAAATTAGCAAGATATTAATTTCTTATCAGTGTACACATTATATTGGAATACAAGTTCTCCGCTGACAAGCCAAAGGACTTGATGCAAGACAGATAGGACAGGTGCCGAAGGGCAGGGATGCGGCAGATTGTAGGAGGCAATCAGTAGTCGATTCATTAAACACAGTAAGCAAATCAATGAAAATTCAACATTACCATATTACAAACAGAAATGTGTAGTTCATAATCCTCTTCGAGAAAAACACACTATTTGTCAAACCTACAATCTTTTATAAGTaccacaattggaactaatatggtataatttgatctttatatttttcaaatttgtcaaaggtgttaggtgccctatagctgaatgtagcgatattacaaattactcataaaaacaagcgtatataacttaaaaaaaatagcagatgaggttacatttgcagattaaatcgacattactttaccatccaattatcccaaattagttccaatcgtgttaagtaTTTCCGACTGTCAACGTAGAAAAGTTATTGCCCTGACTAAATCCCTCCTTAACAGCTTATATTACAAGTACATTAAAGCAAATACTATGACTTTGAGAATCAACAGGCCATGATGGACCGCCGTCGTCAttcttactcatcttgatcatTGTGAACTGGGCGGAGTTCCAATTGTTTTAGGATGTGAAAAAGTAATTAAATCAAAATACATTTGGCATTGTGACATATCGTGTACAACATTTTAGAAATCACCATGTCATCCTGTGCagaatgtttgaaaataaatcagGGCATATCAGAGCAACAAATGTGACCGATGCCAAAGTTAAAGATGCAGTGACCGACACTGTGAGCGCAATATTTACCGACCTTTCACTCCGTCTTTGTGGATTGATTGAAGTGTTTTTATCCTCAATGCCCTCTCCAATTGTAATACTCTGCCTCACAGAGTAACCATGTCTCTCCTGACTCGACCGACACAAAAACCTAACTGTCTGTAGGAGGTTCCCTTCATAAATTTAAACCCTTCGCTAGATCGGCATGACATTTCCTGTCCGGAAGATGTATCCAAATTCGGTCAAGCCATTGGAGGGCCTGAACCCACATCGTGCAAAATattgcacacacatacacgccACAAAACAGACATTCTCAGGATACGCCAAATGGTCGTTTCTAGGACCACCACTTCGTCCAAAAAGAGAGCACTTGTGTATAACATATATGaaagtttttttatatttttaacatgAATGTACTACAAGTTTGGTAAAGTTTAAATGTGTTGTGATGAACATGTAGCCATGAAGATAGAGACCTTGGTGCTGTAAATTTGCTTGGAACGCTTGGTCTGAACTGAAGAGCTTGGCAGTATGGCTTTTTCCTCAATTTTACGATATCATTTTCTTCCTCTATGGATCCATTGACAATGATTTATTCTATTTACACGTACAATCAACAGGAATACAGATTAGCAATGCAAAACCACTGACTTGGTGCTCCGGTTTGCACAACCATTTGATGGAGGGATAGAGATTACCGAATATCCAACTGGGTGGCACGTCCGTAGGATTGACTCTGTGATCGAAAAGTCACATTCTCGGGAACGTGTCTACTACTGAGTGTCAACTGTCCTTTTCATAGTGAACGCCGCCATCACAGTATATCTATTTATAGCTGGCTTCCAGGTCACCTTTAAGGAAATGTATATAGACCAGCTAGGAGTGAAAGTGGGGTAAACCGTTGAACCATCAGTTTTTGACGGCTTCGAATATTGAACTGCTCGAAACCCCTCTCCGACTTACAGTGTTTTACCAACATTTTAAAGACCGATGATCAGTCTATCGATGTCTAAAGTTGCccttgtcatattttcaatCGATTTACACGCCCAGTAAACTGAGTTTTCATCATGGAATCATCATGGTAGGACAACATATCATAGTCCACTGGTAGGTTCTCGCCCGAGGGCGTACCACGTGCAGTTTTCGTGTTTATCTCAAATGATAACATCTTCTTCTCTCTGCAGCTTCTTTTTGTCTCCCCTCAGACCGCATCAGAGCCAAACGACGTTCACGTTCAATATAGGTATGGTGCTCAGCAGATGGATAACCCCCGAACACTTGTATGATTCCTGCAGTGTTGGCGTGTCTGTTTTGCTGTTGGCCCTTGGACTGGCCGCAATCCTGAAGGCATCGGAAGTAAGAACAACACCTGTTTTCAATCACTGTTGATTCCATCACCTTTATCATGAAGATCCAGAAGCAAGAATGATGTAAGATTATAtcaacacaaaaacaaagactGGCTCAAAAAGTAACGttagaaaatatgaaatgaacaaaGTGATAATGTACATTAAACGTGCAATAGACACTATTAATGCTGTACTGGTATTATATGAGTTGTAAGAAATCTATCCAAGCTGATATCGGAAGcaaaatttttaaattgaatgtacataaatatgtcCTTTTCAATATCCCATTTTATCAATAGGCTCAGAACGCTATTAAGGCTGGAAATCTACAACAAGCAGAGGCCTCATCTGCGTCAGCTCGGAATTTAACGATAGCTTCCGTAATCTGTGGCATCATCATCCCAGGCGCTACGTTACTCGTTTACTTCCTCGTTTTCCTGATACCCGATTATATTGGACCCGATTATTGAGACGAGGTTCCGCATTCAAGCTTGGAAGTAATCAAGTTAGACATTTTCAAGATGGACGTACACCTGATCACCTACGCCAAAGAGATGCGCACGTGCTCGAATATTAAGAGGCTATTCATTCAGAAAACTAAAtatattttccttgaatttgAACGACTCGACAATGTTTttatcttaaggtagaacgcgcctcggggacagatatttggactctcacatttctacaattcttttctggccTACCAcgtgtgggggctcattttaaagctctttggaaaagaaaaactttcaccgtcatAGTTTTGGGACACccaaaattgatttttcccaTTGAGCTAACAcaagaatggcggccattttgaatttcaaatatcgcaaaatgttacgtaatttgtttcgcttgttaaaaattttgcacaatgacccctgatttttatttttatttattttttaagaacatggttgaaagttttatttttgaagtttgaccaaaagtttaagtctttcactttcgaggcgcacacttcCTTAAGATAGAACACAACTCAGGAACTGCTTTTACAGCATATTCTCCTTGCCTTTTGGCCTACCATTTGTTAGTGCTCATTCTGAAGTTAAGGTGGAAATCAAGTTTCACCGGCTTagctttgtgaaaatcgggaattttattaTCCCAATAGAGAAATGACAGAGATAGCGGCTATTATGAGTGTCAAAATCGTTAACTTTTGGAAAATCTCAGGCCGCTTGTATAATGCCAAAGTTTTTACAGGTGAGCCCAGATCCACGTTCATGATTTGTAAAaacaatgtttgaaagtttcgttgaggaaaACGAGCAATAGTTTAAGTCTTGAGGCGCGGACTACctaaaactgtttttttttctgtttttgtttgttttaacatTAGATCATTGACTTATTTTCCACTCTTACCCACCAAACTGCAAGACTCgatttcttagattttcgatAGAAATCCATTTTTAATGTGAGCTGCATTCCAATTGTTTAAAAACCATCATAAATGTCTTTTGATCAATAAATCTGTTGAAGAGTTTTCTCCAACCACTGACAAATTAATTTATAGAATTTTCAGCAGTTTTATTACTTGAATAATTGAATGTTGTGAGAAACTAGTTCGAAGCACTTGTTTCACTTCCTGCCCTGAAAGAGACTCAACATGTTATGTGAATGTTTGACATCCCCTTTTCAATAAACACGTTCAAGTTGCAATAAAGGACTGTAACTCCTTGTATCGGACTTACGGGTTACGATCCGAGCTGTCACTGAAAGGTGGGCTGTCATATAAGAGGACATCGACGAGCATAGTCGTTCACTACTATTTGTAAAGAATAAGATAGTCTATTCGATTTAAGAACAGTCTGAAAACG
Above is a window of Ptychodera flava strain L36383 chromosome 19, AS_Pfla_20210202, whole genome shotgun sequence DNA encoding:
- the LOC139118290 gene encoding uncharacterized protein; translation: MVTSLYMKTRQPTLLRRHPFYSFFLSPLRPHQSQTTFTFNIGMVLSRWITPEHLYDSCSVGVSVLLLALGLAAILKASEAQNAIKAGNLQQAEASSASARNLTIASVICGIIIPGATLLVYFLVFLIPDYIGPDY